Proteins from a single region of Azospira inquinata:
- the rsmD gene encoding 16S rRNA (guanine(966)-N(2))-methyltransferase RsmD produces the protein MRIIGGAWRRRILHFPDSEALRPTPDRVRETLFNWLGQDMEGLTCLDLFAGSGALGLEAASRGAQQVVLVERAPRVRAALADNVRLLGAENVEIVQEDALKFVALTDRRFDVVFLDPPYHQGWIERLAPALPRILAPEAAIYAEAETPLERLGDWVTVRRGQAGQVFYHLLRRSEADAE, from the coding sequence CTGCGCATTATCGGCGGGGCCTGGCGGCGTCGTATTCTCCATTTCCCCGACAGCGAGGCCCTGCGGCCCACCCCGGACCGGGTACGGGAAACCCTGTTTAACTGGCTGGGCCAGGATATGGAGGGGCTGACCTGCCTGGATCTCTTTGCCGGGAGCGGTGCCCTGGGCCTGGAAGCCGCCTCCCGGGGCGCCCAGCAGGTGGTGCTGGTGGAACGGGCTCCCCGGGTACGGGCCGCTTTGGCGGATAACGTCCGGCTCCTAGGGGCGGAAAATGTGGAGATCGTCCAGGAAGATGCGCTAAAATTCGTCGCCCTGACCGACCGCCGTTTCGACGTGGTGTTTCTCGATCCCCCCTATCACCAGGGCTGGATCGAACGTCTGGCTCCGGCCCTGCCCAGGATACTGGCGCCGGAGGCGGCCATCTACGCGGAGGCGGAAACGCCCCTAGAACGGCTCGGTGATTGGGTAACGGTGCGCCGCGGACAGGCGGGGCAAGTGTTTTACCACCTCTTGCGGCGGAGCGAGGCCGATGCTGAATAA
- the ftsY gene encoding signal recognition particle-docking protein FtsY, producing MFGFLKKSATDTSTATPEAGADAAPAALSWRERLFKGLARTRAQLGGKLKAVFARGKVDEELLEELETLLLTSDVGMEATEHLLNALKARAKQDKLDTPEAIQQALGDCLAELLAPLEQPLDISGHRPFVIMIAGVNGAGKTTSIGKLAKYFQSQGKSVLLAAGDTFRAAAREQLQTWGERNNVTVIAQESGDPAAVVFDAIAAAKARGIDVVLADTAGRLPTQLHLMEEIAKVRRVIQKADPTGPHEVILVLDANIGQNALAQVKAFDKSLNVTGLVLTKLDGTAKGGVIAAIARQCPKPIRFIGVGEGIDDLRPFAVRDFVDALLGD from the coding sequence ATGTTTGGTTTCCTGAAAAAATCTGCCACCGACACTTCCACCGCCACGCCGGAGGCCGGAGCGGACGCCGCCCCCGCCGCCCTTTCCTGGCGGGAGCGCCTTTTCAAGGGGCTGGCCCGCACCCGGGCCCAGCTGGGGGGCAAGCTCAAAGCCGTCTTCGCCCGGGGCAAGGTGGATGAGGAATTGTTGGAAGAACTGGAAACTCTCCTGCTCACCAGCGATGTGGGCATGGAAGCCACGGAGCACCTGCTCAACGCTCTCAAAGCCCGGGCCAAGCAGGACAAGCTGGATACGCCGGAAGCCATCCAGCAGGCCCTGGGGGACTGTCTGGCCGAACTGCTAGCGCCCCTGGAACAGCCCCTGGACATTTCCGGCCACCGCCCTTTCGTAATCATGATCGCCGGGGTCAACGGGGCGGGCAAAACCACCTCCATCGGCAAGCTGGCCAAGTATTTCCAGAGCCAGGGCAAGAGCGTACTCCTGGCCGCCGGGGACACCTTCCGGGCCGCCGCCCGGGAACAGCTCCAGACCTGGGGCGAACGGAACAATGTGACGGTGATCGCCCAGGAAAGCGGCGATCCGGCCGCCGTAGTATTCGACGCCATCGCCGCCGCCAAGGCCCGGGGCATCGACGTGGTGCTGGCGGACACCGCCGGGCGCCTGCCCACCCAGCTGCACCTCATGGAAGAAATCGCCAAGGTGCGCCGGGTCATTCAGAAAGCGGACCCCACCGGCCCCCACGAGGTGATCCTGGTGCTGGACGCCAATATCGGCCAGAACGCCCTGGCCCAGGTGAAAGCCTTCGATAAGTCCCTCAACGTCACCGGCCTGGTGCTGACCAAGCTGGACGGCACCGCCAAGGGCGGGGTCATCGCCGCCATTGCCCGCCAGTGCCCCAAGCCCATCCGCTTTATCGGCGTGGGGGAAGGCATCGACGATCTGCGCCCCTTCGCGGTACGGGACTTTGTGGATGCCCTGCTGGGCGATTGA
- a CDS encoding M16 family metallopeptidase, with protein MQCFRPLALAWGLMAVATAFANPFETTLPNGLKVVVKEDHRAPTVVHMVWYKVGSIDEVDGTSGVAHALEHMMFKGTPKVGPGEFNRRVAAAGGRDNAFTNYDYTAYFQQVPKAKLGEMMSLEADRMRHLNLDPKEFAKEIKVVMEERRMRTDDQPQALLFESLNAVAFQAHPYRRPVIGWMPDLERMTAADLRDWYDRWYEPNNATLVVVGDVDHQQVFRQARQYYGPLKARALPPRKVVEEPDQKGERQVTVKAPAELPQVLLAWKAPVIRNVAKDEDPYALDMLAAVLDGYEGARLNRHLVRENQLATEVGSAYEDTSRGPSLFYLLGTPAEGHTLAEVEAGLKGEIARIQKEGVGADELARAKAQLVAGQIYKRDSMFAQALEIGQLSVLGLSYRDVEPMIAKLQAVTAADVQRVAQRYFDDDHLSVGRLDPLPLSGKRPQPADLGPLH; from the coding sequence ATGCAATGTTTCCGTCCCCTGGCCTTGGCCTGGGGCTTGATGGCCGTTGCCACGGCTTTCGCCAATCCCTTTGAAACCACCCTGCCCAACGGCCTCAAGGTGGTGGTGAAGGAGGATCATCGGGCGCCCACGGTGGTGCACATGGTCTGGTACAAGGTGGGCAGCATCGACGAGGTGGATGGCACCTCCGGGGTGGCCCATGCCCTGGAACACATGATGTTCAAGGGCACCCCCAAGGTGGGACCGGGAGAATTCAACCGCCGGGTGGCGGCGGCCGGGGGCCGGGACAACGCCTTCACCAACTACGACTACACCGCCTACTTCCAGCAGGTGCCCAAGGCCAAGCTGGGGGAAATGATGAGTCTGGAGGCGGACCGGATGCGTCACCTGAATCTGGACCCCAAGGAATTCGCCAAGGAAATCAAGGTGGTCATGGAAGAGCGGCGTATGCGCACCGACGACCAGCCCCAGGCCCTGCTGTTTGAAAGCCTCAATGCGGTGGCCTTCCAGGCCCACCCCTATCGGCGTCCGGTAATCGGCTGGATGCCCGATCTGGAGCGCATGACCGCCGCCGACCTGCGGGACTGGTACGACCGCTGGTATGAACCCAACAACGCCACCCTGGTGGTGGTGGGGGATGTGGATCACCAGCAGGTGTTCCGCCAGGCCCGCCAGTACTACGGTCCCCTCAAGGCCCGGGCCCTGCCGCCCCGCAAGGTGGTGGAAGAGCCGGATCAGAAGGGGGAACGGCAGGTGACGGTTAAGGCTCCCGCTGAGCTGCCCCAGGTGCTGCTGGCCTGGAAGGCGCCGGTAATCCGCAACGTGGCCAAGGATGAAGATCCCTACGCCCTGGATATGCTGGCGGCGGTGCTGGACGGTTACGAAGGGGCCAGACTGAACCGCCATCTGGTGCGGGAAAACCAACTGGCCACCGAGGTGGGGTCCGCCTATGAGGACACCTCCCGGGGTCCCTCCCTTTTCTATCTCCTGGGCACTCCTGCCGAGGGCCATACCCTGGCGGAGGTGGAAGCTGGCCTGAAGGGGGAAATCGCCCGCATCCAGAAGGAAGGGGTGGGGGCGGATGAACTGGCCCGGGCCAAGGCCCAGCTGGTGGCCGGACAAATTTACAAGCGGGATTCCATGTTCGCCCAGGCCCTGGAAATCGGCCAGCTGTCCGTGCTGGGACTCTCCTATCGGGATGTGGAACCCATGATCGCCAAGCTCCAGGCCGTCACCGCTGCTGATGTGCAACGGGTGGCCCAGCGCTATTTCGATGACGACCATCTGAGCGTAGGCCGTCTGGACCCCCTGCCCCTGTCTGGCAAACGTCCCCAACCGGCGGACCTGGGCCCTCTCCATTAA
- a CDS encoding M16 family metallopeptidase, whose protein sequence is MRKLNCSLLRSAAALVLAGTAALAQAGVRIDHWQAPSGAQVYFVETHVLPILDVQVDFAAGGAYAPAEKAGVAGLTHGLLDLGAGTYSEDAIADRLADLGAQLGGSVDQDRASLTLRTLSAADKQEGALDVLQAVLQQPHFGTAEFQREKARAILGLKEALTKPDVLASRAFWQTLYPHHPYGIQVTPESLEKVSREDVQAFWRDHYSASRATVTLVGDLTRAQAEAIAQRLTGHLPAGTPLAPLPAVTAPAAAQVAVPHPAAQAHLYLGLPAIPKGDPDYFPLLVGNYTLGGGGFMSRLMHEVRDERGLAYSVYSYFMPMRAAGPFQIGLQTKRDQAGQALKVVDKVLKDFLAQGPTATELQAAKANLAGSFPLRLDNNRKILENVAVIGFYGLPLDYLDTYVAQVNRVSAADIRAAFARHVTLDHLITVKVAAD, encoded by the coding sequence ATGCGTAAATTGAATTGCTCTCTCCTGCGTTCCGCCGCCGCCCTGGTGCTGGCCGGCACCGCCGCCCTGGCCCAGGCCGGGGTGCGCATCGACCATTGGCAGGCCCCCTCCGGGGCCCAGGTGTACTTTGTGGAAACCCACGTGCTGCCCATCCTGGACGTGCAGGTGGATTTTGCCGCCGGGGGGGCCTATGCCCCGGCTGAGAAGGCCGGGGTGGCCGGGCTTACCCACGGCCTGTTGGATCTGGGGGCCGGGACCTATAGCGAAGATGCCATCGCTGACCGGCTGGCGGACCTGGGGGCCCAGCTGGGGGGCAGCGTGGATCAGGATCGGGCCAGCCTTACCCTGCGCACCCTGTCCGCCGCGGACAAGCAGGAAGGGGCGCTGGACGTGCTCCAGGCCGTGCTGCAACAACCCCATTTCGGTACGGCAGAGTTCCAACGGGAAAAGGCCCGGGCCATCCTGGGGCTGAAGGAAGCCCTGACCAAGCCGGACGTGCTGGCCAGCCGGGCCTTCTGGCAGACCCTTTATCCCCATCACCCCTATGGCATTCAGGTCACCCCGGAAAGCCTGGAGAAGGTGAGTCGGGAGGATGTGCAGGCCTTCTGGCGCGACCATTACAGTGCCTCCCGGGCCACCGTGACCCTGGTGGGGGACCTGACCCGGGCCCAGGCGGAAGCCATCGCCCAACGCCTCACCGGCCATCTGCCCGCGGGTACGCCCCTGGCGCCCCTGCCCGCCGTGACGGCCCCGGCCGCCGCCCAGGTGGCTGTGCCCCATCCGGCCGCCCAGGCCCATCTCTACCTGGGCCTGCCCGCCATTCCCAAGGGGGACCCGGACTACTTCCCCCTGCTGGTGGGCAATTACACCCTGGGGGGCGGTGGCTTCATGTCCCGGCTCATGCATGAGGTGCGGGATGAGCGGGGGCTGGCCTACAGCGTTTACAGCTATTTCATGCCCATGCGGGCCGCCGGCCCCTTCCAGATCGGCCTCCAGACCAAGCGGGATCAGGCGGGTCAGGCCCTGAAGGTGGTGGATAAGGTGCTCAAGGACTTCCTGGCCCAGGGCCCCACGGCGACGGAATTGCAGGCGGCCAAGGCTAATCTGGCGGGCAGCTTCCCCCTGCGCCTGGACAACAATCGGAAAATTCTGGAAAACGTGGCGGTGATCGGTTTCTACGGCCTGCCCCTGGATTACCTGGATACCTACGTGGCCCAGGTGAACCGGGTCAGCGCCGCCGACATCCGGGCCGCCTTCGCCCGCCACGTGACCCTGGATCATCTGATTACCGTCAAGGTGGCGGCAGATTGA
- the coaD gene encoding pantetheine-phosphate adenylyltransferase: MLNNRLAIYPGTFDPLTKGHEDLVRRAARLFDRVIVAVANSQGKGPFFTMEERVTMAREVLGPLENVEVVGFSNLLMDFLHQQGAKVILRGLRAVSDFEYEFQMAGMNRNLYPEVETVFLTPGEQYMFVSATMVREIARLGGDISKFVQPSVEARLKAKF, from the coding sequence ATGCTGAATAACCGTTTGGCCATATATCCGGGCACCTTCGACCCCTTAACCAAGGGGCATGAGGACTTGGTGCGCCGGGCCGCCCGGCTCTTTGACCGGGTCATCGTGGCGGTGGCCAATAGCCAGGGCAAGGGCCCCTTCTTCACCATGGAGGAGCGGGTGACCATGGCCCGGGAGGTGCTGGGCCCCCTGGAAAACGTGGAAGTGGTGGGTTTTTCCAACCTGCTCATGGATTTCCTGCACCAGCAGGGCGCCAAGGTGATCCTCCGGGGCCTGCGGGCGGTGTCCGATTTCGAGTACGAATTCCAGATGGCCGGGATGAACCGGAATCTTTACCCGGAGGTGGAAACCGTGTTTCTTACCCCCGGGGAGCAGTACATGTTTGTTTCCGCTACCATGGTCCGGGAAATCGCCCGGCTGGGCGGGGACATCAGCAAGTTTGTTCAGCCTTCGGTAGAAGCCCGGCTGAAGGCAAAATTCTAA
- a CDS encoding dynamin family protein: protein MTASLAQNFAAYSQWRADLSAAIEGFRNWLAENELGDAQTDLRLTQLTEKLQEDRLNVAFVAEFSRGKSELINAIFFADYGNRMLPSSAGRTTMCPTELLFDPSRPPCIDLLPIQTRGNNASISEYKRFPQDWERVDLHVDSPEAMQETLHHVSEVIRVPREEAEKLGFAVGEPGQAAYQVGPDGQVEIPRWRHAVINFPHPLLQQGLVILDTPGLNAIGAEPELTLSLLPNAHAVLFILAADTGVTQSDLEIWNEHIGNRGGRKAGRMVVMNKIDGLWDELKSTEEIDGEIARQAQSCADILGLPATQVYPVSAQKGLVAKINGDPALLERSRLPALEYALSAELIPAKQDIVRDNTEQELQDLQTRIQSLLDSRLNGLKEQLTELMELKGKNKGVVEYMMAKIKAEKEEFEGALQRYYAVRSVFSSLTNNLFGHLGLDALRSLTQNTREAMNEATFSRGLSEAMTQFFLIARNNLINSGKEIGEILDMMDAIYKKFAVEHGLKLGNPTPFNLLRYEKELERLEQWCDDHLNTMFQLLTHEKHKLIQKFFEEVAVQVRKAFEHANRDVEIWLKAVMAPMETQIREHQMQLKRRLESIKRIHQATDTLEDRIGELNHVEATLQDQLLALHTLGRELHRLLHPEEAPAVQAAA from the coding sequence AAATGAACTGGGGGACGCCCAGACCGATCTGCGCCTCACCCAGCTCACCGAAAAGCTCCAGGAAGATCGGCTCAATGTGGCCTTTGTGGCGGAATTCTCCCGGGGCAAGTCGGAGCTGATTAACGCCATTTTCTTTGCCGATTACGGCAACCGGATGCTGCCCTCCTCCGCCGGCCGCACCACCATGTGCCCGACGGAACTGCTGTTCGACCCCAGTCGCCCTCCCTGCATCGACCTGCTGCCCATCCAGACCCGGGGCAACAACGCCAGCATCAGCGAATACAAGCGCTTTCCCCAGGATTGGGAACGGGTGGATTTGCATGTGGATTCCCCGGAAGCCATGCAGGAAACCCTGCACCACGTCAGCGAAGTGATCCGGGTGCCTCGGGAAGAGGCAGAAAAGCTGGGCTTCGCCGTGGGAGAGCCGGGCCAGGCCGCCTATCAGGTGGGCCCGGACGGCCAGGTGGAAATCCCCCGCTGGCGCCACGCCGTCATCAATTTTCCCCATCCCCTCCTGCAACAGGGGCTGGTGATTCTGGACACTCCGGGGCTCAACGCCATCGGCGCCGAACCGGAATTGACCCTGTCCCTGCTGCCCAACGCCCATGCGGTGCTCTTCATCCTGGCGGCGGACACGGGGGTCACCCAATCCGACCTGGAAATCTGGAACGAGCACATCGGCAACCGGGGCGGTCGGAAAGCGGGCCGCATGGTGGTCATGAACAAGATCGACGGTCTGTGGGACGAGCTCAAGAGTACGGAGGAAATTGACGGGGAAATCGCCCGTCAGGCCCAGTCCTGTGCGGACATCCTGGGCCTGCCCGCCACCCAGGTCTATCCGGTCTCGGCGCAAAAGGGTCTGGTAGCCAAGATCAACGGGGACCCAGCCCTACTGGAAAGAAGCCGGCTGCCGGCCCTGGAATACGCCCTTTCCGCGGAACTCATTCCGGCCAAGCAGGACATTGTCCGGGACAACACGGAACAGGAACTCCAGGATCTCCAGACCCGCATCCAGAGCCTGCTGGACTCCCGCCTCAACGGCCTGAAGGAACAGCTCACCGAACTCATGGAGCTGAAGGGCAAGAACAAGGGGGTGGTGGAATACATGATGGCCAAGATCAAGGCCGAGAAGGAAGAGTTCGAGGGGGCCCTGCAACGCTATTACGCCGTGCGCAGCGTCTTTTCCTCCCTCACCAACAACCTTTTCGGCCACCTGGGCCTGGATGCCCTGCGCAGCCTCACCCAAAACACCCGGGAAGCCATGAACGAGGCCACCTTCTCCCGGGGCCTGTCCGAGGCCATGACCCAGTTCTTCCTCATCGCCCGCAACAATCTGATCAATTCCGGCAAGGAAATCGGCGAAATTCTCGACATGATGGACGCCATCTACAAGAAATTCGCCGTGGAGCACGGACTCAAGCTGGGCAATCCCACCCCCTTCAACCTGCTCCGCTACGAAAAAGAGCTGGAGCGCCTGGAGCAATGGTGTGACGACCATCTGAACACCATGTTCCAGCTCCTCACCCACGAAAAGCACAAGCTCATCCAGAAGTTTTTCGAGGAAGTGGCGGTCCAGGTGCGCAAGGCCTTTGAACACGCCAACCGGGATGTGGAAATCTGGCTCAAGGCGGTCATGGCCCCCATGGAAACCCAGATCCGGGAACACCAGATGCAACTGAAACGGCGCCTGGAAAGCATCAAGCGCATTCACCAGGCCACGGACACCCTGGAAGACCGGATCGGGGAGCTGAATCACGTGGAAGCCACCCTCCAGGACCAGCTCCTGGCCCTCCACACCCTGGGCCGGGAACTGCACCGCCTGCTCCATCCGGAGGAAGCCCCCGCAGTCCAGGCGGCAGCCTGA
- a CDS encoding YfhL family 4Fe-4S dicluster ferredoxin: MALMITDECINCDVCEPECPNEAISQGDEIYQIDPNKCTECVGHYDTPQCQEVCPVDCITKNPEKAEDKDQLWAKYEKLTGNKKA; the protein is encoded by the coding sequence ATGGCTCTGATGATTACCGACGAGTGCATCAACTGTGACGTGTGCGAACCCGAGTGCCCCAACGAGGCCATTTCCCAGGGCGATGAGATCTATCAAATCGACCCGAACAAATGTACCGAGTGCGTGGGTCACTACGACACCCCCCAATGCCAGGAAGTCTGCCCCGTGGATTGCATCACCAAGAACCCGGAAAAGGCGGAAGACAAGGATCAGCTGTGGGCCAAGTACGAAAAGCTGACCGGTAACAAAAAGGCCTGA